Proteins co-encoded in one Arachis hypogaea cultivar Tifrunner chromosome 11, arahy.Tifrunner.gnm2.J5K5, whole genome shotgun sequence genomic window:
- the LOC112720282 gene encoding uncharacterized protein isoform X1 codes for MPRTTTVDCIGCPPLRALTFDTLGLIKVLEARDKQGAPRVVERWGEPDSSKGIMAVSMIQCHSNPLLAVARKNGQIEILSPVSGDLQATISSSSDLDLQSDVVGLHLFAKANLELSTRPCTLLTCTSKGNASVKSIDITDSSIESSCLDSSKAWNVCASGSIECCKVDGSEKFALFGGKGVEVNLWDLDNYSKIWNAKSPPKDSLGIFTPTWFTSAAFLRKDDHRKFVAGTNSHQIRLYDISAQRRPVLSFDFRETPIKALAEDIDGNSIYVGNGSGDMASFDIRTGKLLGCFTGKCSGSIRSIVRHPELPVVASCGLDSYLRIWDTKTRQLLSSVFLKQHLLHVVFDSGFTVEEIPQGADLPCKEQSVNEIGVMEGIEAPSLKRKKSLKNKGNVTDSERKKRSKHSKEGKKSKENDEGEKIVSE; via the exons ATGCCTCGTACAACCACCGTGGACTGCATTGGATGCCCTCCTCTTCGGGCTTTAACCTTCGATACACTTGGTCTCATCAAAG TGTTGGAGGCTCGTGATAAGCAAGGAGCTCCAAGGGTAGTAGAGAGGTGGGGTGAGCCTGATTCATCCAAAGGTATCATGGCTGTTTCAATGATTCAATGCCATTCCAACCCG TTATTAGCTGTAGCTAGGAAAAATGGCCAG ATTGAGATTTTGAGTCCTGTAAGTGGAGATCTACAGGCAACAATTTCAAGTTCTAGTGATTTGGATCTTCAGTCTGATGTTGTTGGTTTGCATTTATTTGCAAAAGCAAATCTGGAGTTATCTACAAG GCCTTGTACGCTACTTACATGCACATCAAAAGGGAATGCAAGCGTAAAGTCCATTGATATTACTGATTCATCGATAGAATCTTCTTGTCTTGATTCTTCAAAAGCATGGAATGTATGTGCTAGTGGTAGCATAGAGTGTTGCAAGGTGGACGGAAGTGAGAAGTTTGCTCTATTTGGAGG GAAAGGTGTTGAGGTTAATCTCTGGGATCTTGACAATTACAGTAAGATTTGGAATGCAAAATCT CCTCCCAAGGACAGCCTTGGAATATTCACACCAACCTGGTTTACATCGGCCGCATTTCTAAGGAAAGATGACCATCGGAAGTTTGTTGCTGGCACCAACAGCCATCAG ATTCGCCTTTATGACATCTCTGCACAGAGAAGGCCTGTTCTTTCTTTTGATTTCCGTGAGACACCAATTAAAGCATTAGCAGAGGATATAGATGGAAATTCAATCTATGTAGGAAATGGGTCTGGTGACATGGCTTCTTTTGATATACGAACAG GTAAATTGCTAGGATGTTTTACTGGGAAGTGCTCGGGAAGCATCAGATCCATAGTTAGGCACCCTGAGCTTCCTGTGGTAGCTTCATGTG GATTGGACAGCTATCTGCGAATTTGGGATACAAAGACTAGGCAGCTTCTTTCTTCT GTTTTCCTTAAGCAACATCTTTTGCATGTGGTTTTTGATTCCGGCTTCACTGTTGAAG AAATACCCCAAGGGGCAGATCTACCATGCAAGGAGCAATCTGTGAATGAGATCGGTGTTATGGAAGGGATTGAAGCACCATCTTTGAAAAGGAAAAAGTCTTTAAAGAACAAAGGAAACGTTACAGATAGTGAGAGGAAGAAAAGATCTAAGCATAGCAAAGAAGGCAAAAAGTCTAAAGAAAATGATGAAGGTGAGAAGATTGTGTCAGAGTAA
- the LOC112720282 gene encoding uncharacterized protein isoform X2: MPRTTTVDCIGCPPLRALTFDTLGLIKVLEARDKQGAPRVVERWGEPDSSKGIMAVSMIQCHSNPLLAVARKNGQIEILSPVSGDLQATISSSSDLDLQSDVVGLHLFAKANLELSTRPCTLLTCTSKGNASVKSIDITDSSIESSCLDSSKAWNVCASGSIECCKVDGSEKFALFGGKGVEVNLWDLDNYSKIWNAKSPPKDSLGIFTPTWFTSAAFLRKDDHRKFVAGTNSHQIRLYDISAQRRPVLSFDFRETPIKALAEDIDGNSIYVGNGSGDMASFDIRTGKLLGCFTGKCSGSIRSIVRHPELPVVASCGLDSYLRIWDTKTRQLLSSVFLKQHLLHVVFDSGFTVEGAVACSCWHQSY, from the exons ATGCCTCGTACAACCACCGTGGACTGCATTGGATGCCCTCCTCTTCGGGCTTTAACCTTCGATACACTTGGTCTCATCAAAG TGTTGGAGGCTCGTGATAAGCAAGGAGCTCCAAGGGTAGTAGAGAGGTGGGGTGAGCCTGATTCATCCAAAGGTATCATGGCTGTTTCAATGATTCAATGCCATTCCAACCCG TTATTAGCTGTAGCTAGGAAAAATGGCCAG ATTGAGATTTTGAGTCCTGTAAGTGGAGATCTACAGGCAACAATTTCAAGTTCTAGTGATTTGGATCTTCAGTCTGATGTTGTTGGTTTGCATTTATTTGCAAAAGCAAATCTGGAGTTATCTACAAG GCCTTGTACGCTACTTACATGCACATCAAAAGGGAATGCAAGCGTAAAGTCCATTGATATTACTGATTCATCGATAGAATCTTCTTGTCTTGATTCTTCAAAAGCATGGAATGTATGTGCTAGTGGTAGCATAGAGTGTTGCAAGGTGGACGGAAGTGAGAAGTTTGCTCTATTTGGAGG GAAAGGTGTTGAGGTTAATCTCTGGGATCTTGACAATTACAGTAAGATTTGGAATGCAAAATCT CCTCCCAAGGACAGCCTTGGAATATTCACACCAACCTGGTTTACATCGGCCGCATTTCTAAGGAAAGATGACCATCGGAAGTTTGTTGCTGGCACCAACAGCCATCAG ATTCGCCTTTATGACATCTCTGCACAGAGAAGGCCTGTTCTTTCTTTTGATTTCCGTGAGACACCAATTAAAGCATTAGCAGAGGATATAGATGGAAATTCAATCTATGTAGGAAATGGGTCTGGTGACATGGCTTCTTTTGATATACGAACAG GTAAATTGCTAGGATGTTTTACTGGGAAGTGCTCGGGAAGCATCAGATCCATAGTTAGGCACCCTGAGCTTCCTGTGGTAGCTTCATGTG GATTGGACAGCTATCTGCGAATTTGGGATACAAAGACTAGGCAGCTTCTTTCTTCT GTTTTCCTTAAGCAACATCTTTTGCATGTGGTTTTTGATTCCGGCTTCACTGTTGAAG GAGCTGTGGCCTGCAGCTGTTGGCATCAATCTTACTAA
- the LOC112720283 gene encoding uncharacterized protein isoform X1, producing the protein MVRSMTFKNRSHRSLHGLLLNSRRRQLMLFFPRYALQTKQKKVKNLRTEHVRRQQNHILKKHTQREYKKLQCLPYEAPSLERARRNPRKGSLARPQQNHPQDMDAHNNRKRQTVAPKHERYEEKGAHCQRNTKSSTEEAASQHMVTLTVAFDSDNEDNEPIVKRMRQLFQYMGNPQYQNLRDAEVNLN; encoded by the exons ATGGTCCGCTCGATGACTTTCAAGAACCGGAGCCATAGATCACTGCATGGACTACTGCTGAACTCAAGAAGAAGGCAACTAATGTTGTTCTTTCCGAG ATATGCATTGCAAACAAAGCAGAAAAAGGTAAAGAACTTAAGGACCGAGCACGTAAGACGCCAACAAAACCACATTCTAAAGAAGCACACTCAAAGAGAGTACAAAAAACTTCAATGCCTCCCATA CGAAGCACCATCGCTAGAGAGAGCAAGGAGGAATCCACGAAAGGGCAGCCTCGCAAGACCACAACAAAACCACCCTCAAGACATGGACGCACATAACAACCGGAAAAGACAGACAGTGGCCCCTAAG CATGAAAGATATGAGGAGAAAGGTGCGCATTGtcaaaggaacacaaaatcatctACAGAAGAAGCTGCCTCACAGCACATGGTGACACTTACAGTAGCTTTCGACTCTGATAACGAGGACAATGAGCCAATTGTTAAGAGAATGCGCCAACTGTTTCAATACATGGGGAACCCACAATATCAGAACCTACGGGATGCCGAAGTCAATCTCAATTAG
- the LOC112720283 gene encoding uncharacterized protein isoform X2: MASEAPSLERARRNPRKGSLARPQQNHPQDMDAHNNRKRQTVAPKHERYEEKGAHCQRNTKSSTEEAASQHMVTLTVAFDSDNEDNEPIVKRMRQLFQYMGNPQYQNLRDAEVNLN; encoded by the exons CGAAGCACCATCGCTAGAGAGAGCAAGGAGGAATCCACGAAAGGGCAGCCTCGCAAGACCACAACAAAACCACCCTCAAGACATGGACGCACATAACAACCGGAAAAGACAGACAGTGGCCCCTAAG CATGAAAGATATGAGGAGAAAGGTGCGCATTGtcaaaggaacacaaaatcatctACAGAAGAAGCTGCCTCACAGCACATGGTGACACTTACAGTAGCTTTCGACTCTGATAACGAGGACAATGAGCCAATTGTTAAGAGAATGCGCCAACTGTTTCAATACATGGGGAACCCACAATATCAGAACCTACGGGATGCCGAAGTCAATCTCAATTAG